One Chlorobaculum limnaeum genomic window carries:
- the ribD gene encoding bifunctional diaminohydroxyphosphoribosylaminopyrimidine deaminase/5-amino-6-(5-phosphoribosylamino)uracil reductase RibD, with the protein MATNPAALAGPEDEAYMRRCHELAGRGAGSVSPNPMVGSVIVHDGRVIGEGWHRQYGGPHAEVNAIASVEDPALLRQSTLYVNLEPCSHYGKTPPCADLIVEKRIPKVVVGCLDPHEKVAGKGIAKLRDAGIEVTVGVLEAESERLNEAFMTLHRKGRPFVALKTAQTLDGRIATSLGASKWITGDESRCEVHRLRCFYDAVMCGASTVMSDDAELTVRHCAGRQPLRVLLDRRLQVPVEARIFNSEAKTLVFALRSEAEPCRVSQLEARGVEVVTVGESGGGLDLAQVFGELHRRRVLSVMVEGGSRLSAALVRAGLVDKYHLFIAPKLFGGDGLASFGPLDVVHPDCAVKLNFAGIQRFGEDLLLEAYPIP; encoded by the coding sequence ATGGCGACGAATCCAGCAGCTCTGGCAGGCCCGGAGGATGAGGCTTACATGCGGCGCTGCCACGAACTGGCCGGGCGCGGCGCGGGGAGTGTGAGCCCGAATCCGATGGTCGGCTCGGTGATCGTGCACGACGGGCGCGTCATCGGCGAAGGGTGGCACCGGCAGTACGGTGGCCCGCACGCCGAGGTCAACGCCATAGCGTCGGTCGAGGATCCGGCGCTGCTCCGGCAATCGACGCTTTACGTCAATCTGGAGCCGTGTTCGCACTACGGCAAGACGCCGCCCTGCGCCGATCTGATCGTCGAAAAGCGCATCCCGAAGGTGGTCGTCGGCTGCCTCGATCCGCACGAGAAGGTTGCGGGCAAAGGGATTGCGAAGCTCCGTGACGCCGGAATCGAGGTGACGGTCGGCGTGCTCGAAGCAGAGTCGGAGCGGCTCAACGAGGCGTTCATGACCTTGCATCGCAAAGGGCGTCCCTTCGTGGCGCTCAAGACCGCGCAGACGCTTGACGGGCGGATCGCCACTTCGCTCGGCGCGTCGAAGTGGATCACCGGCGATGAGTCGCGGTGCGAGGTGCACCGCCTGCGCTGCTTCTACGACGCCGTAATGTGCGGCGCTTCTACCGTGATGTCGGATGATGCCGAGCTGACCGTGCGCCACTGCGCCGGACGTCAGCCGTTGCGCGTGCTGCTCGACCGACGCCTCCAGGTGCCGGTCGAGGCGCGGATTTTCAACAGCGAAGCGAAAACGCTCGTCTTTGCGCTCCGCAGCGAGGCCGAGCCGTGTCGCGTCAGCCAGCTCGAAGCGCGTGGCGTGGAGGTGGTGACAGTCGGCGAGTCCGGCGGCGGACTCGATCTCGCGCAGGTGTTTGGGGAGCTGCACCGGCGGCGCGTGCTCTCGGTGATGGTCGAGGGAGGCAGCCGGTTGTCGGCGGCGCTGGTCAGGGCGGGCCTCGTGGACAAGTATCACCTTTTCATCGCGCCAAAACTGTTCGGTGGCGACGGCCTGGCGAGCTTCGGCCCGCTTGACGTCGTGCATCCCGACTGCGCCGTCAAACTCAACTTCGCCGGAATCCAGCGGTTTGGCGAAGACCTCCTTCTCGAAGCCTATCCAATACCATAA
- a CDS encoding acyl-CoA thioesterase: MQTHKLVMPEHLNHYGFLFGGNLLKWIDEVSYIAVTLDYPGCNFVTVGMENIRFKKSIRQGTILCFESKKNHVGTTSVEYIVDVTREEITTGSHELVFTTRITFVSVDEKGRKKAISA; the protein is encoded by the coding sequence ATGCAAACACACAAACTCGTCATGCCAGAACACCTCAACCACTACGGCTTCCTGTTCGGCGGCAATCTGCTCAAATGGATCGACGAGGTCAGCTACATCGCCGTAACCCTCGACTACCCCGGCTGCAACTTCGTCACGGTCGGCATGGAGAACATCAGGTTCAAGAAAAGCATCCGGCAGGGCACCATTCTCTGCTTCGAGTCAAAAAAGAACCATGTCGGTACCACCTCGGTGGAGTATATCGTGGATGTAACCCGGGAGGAGATCACCACTGGCAGCCATGAGCTGGTGTTCACCACCCGGATAACCTTTGTCAGTGTAGATGAAAAAGGCAGGAAAAAGGCGATTTCGGCCTGA
- the secG gene encoding preprotein translocase subunit SecG, translated as MLNGFIVILAMLAALLLIVAVLLQSPKAGSGLTGGISSLGTVQTLGVRRTGDFLSKTSAILAGLFMVLCFIAQFTLPARHQEGAGGSILQKSAPASLPAGNLPQSLPTGNIKPEAAPAEQPAAPAK; from the coding sequence ATGCTCAACGGTTTCATCGTCATCCTCGCCATGCTTGCAGCGCTCCTCCTGATCGTGGCGGTGCTGTTGCAAAGCCCCAAGGCGGGCAGCGGTCTGACCGGTGGTATTTCGAGCCTCGGTACTGTTCAGACTCTCGGAGTCAGGCGTACCGGTGATTTCCTGAGCAAGACATCGGCGATTCTGGCTGGCTTGTTTATGGTTCTTTGCTTCATTGCCCAGTTCACGCTTCCGGCCCGTCATCAGGAAGGCGCAGGCGGCAGCATCTTGCAGAAGAGCGCACCGGCATCGCTTCCGGCAGGCAACCTCCCGCAATCGCTTCCGACCGGCAACATCAAGCCCGAGGCAGCTCCAGCGGAACAACCGGCAGCTCCGGCAAAATAA
- a CDS encoding DUF202 domain-containing protein, which yields MILKYLYGQKDSATEVSPYERFDTEELILRDELAIDRTLLANERTLLSYLRSGVAMMITGLTIIHYANKPWFMWAGVACIPLGIVTGIFGIWRFRKMQGAISRTLRWTHNA from the coding sequence ATGATTTTGAAGTATCTGTATGGCCAGAAGGACTCGGCAACGGAGGTTTCTCCGTATGAGCGGTTTGACACTGAAGAACTGATTCTCCGTGACGAACTTGCCATCGACCGTACCTTGCTGGCCAATGAACGCACCCTGCTCTCCTATCTCCGATCCGGGGTCGCGATGATGATCACCGGACTGACGATCATTCACTACGCCAACAAGCCGTGGTTCATGTGGGCGGGGGTGGCATGTATTCCGCTTGGCATTGTCACCGGCATTTTCGGTATCTGGCGGTTCCGGAAAATGCAGGGCGCAATTTCGCGCACGCTCAGATGGACGCACAACGCCTGA
- a CDS encoding DUF2905 domain-containing protein gives MLIFLGASITIVGLLIVLAQKSGSSGWFGWFGRLPLDINIQEENFRLYFPLGSSIVMSIILSIVIGFINKLFR, from the coding sequence ATGCTCATTTTTCTTGGAGCATCGATCACTATCGTCGGCCTGCTCATCGTGCTGGCCCAGAAATCTGGTTCGAGCGGCTGGTTTGGATGGTTCGGTCGCCTGCCGCTCGACATCAACATCCAGGAAGAGAATTTCCGGCTCTATTTTCCGCTCGGCAGCTCTATCGTGATGTCGATCATTCTGAGCATCGTCATTGGTTTTATCAACAAACTTTTCAGATAA
- the hisB gene encoding imidazoleglycerol-phosphate dehydratase HisB — MHPRIASHSRKTAETDISATINLDGSGASSIETGVVFLDHMLTSFSRHSGIDVQMRCSGDLEVDDHHTVEDVALVLGKAIVEALGDKKGIGRYGWAIIPMDEALAQCSIDLGGRSYCVFRAEFQRPVIQGLSTEMVEHFFVSLSRTMNANLHLSVLEGRNTHHMIEALFKSLAYAMKQAVKIEGAEIKSTKGLI, encoded by the coding sequence ATGCACCCGCGCATCGCCTCACACAGCCGCAAAACGGCTGAAACAGACATCTCCGCCACCATCAACCTCGACGGATCTGGAGCGTCCTCCATCGAAACCGGCGTGGTTTTTCTCGATCACATGCTGACCAGCTTCAGCCGCCACTCCGGCATCGACGTGCAAATGCGATGCAGCGGCGACCTGGAGGTCGACGACCACCACACCGTCGAGGACGTGGCACTCGTGCTCGGCAAGGCCATCGTGGAGGCGCTGGGCGACAAAAAAGGGATCGGTCGTTACGGCTGGGCGATCATTCCGATGGACGAGGCGCTGGCCCAATGCTCGATCGATCTCGGCGGTCGGAGTTACTGCGTCTTCAGGGCGGAGTTTCAGCGCCCGGTGATTCAGGGGCTTTCGACCGAAATGGTGGAGCACTTCTTCGTGTCGCTCTCGCGCACGATGAACGCGAACCTGCACCTGTCGGTGCTGGAAGGGCGCAACACGCACCACATGATCGAGGCGCTCTTCAAGTCGCTCGCCTACGCGATGAAGCAGGCGGTGAAAATCGAAGGCGCAGAGATCAAGTCGACCAAAGGCTTGATTTAA
- the rny gene encoding ribonuclease Y, with product MGIVINLFLIIAASVIFFAVGFYIGRIFLERIGTTKVLEAEERAVQVVQEAQKEANDYKELKVNEVNQEWKKRKREFDSEVTIKNNKFAQLQKQIRQKEVTLGNQMRDVKETEKKLQDQKEELRHLTENVQNRSAELEKIIFEQNQRLESISNLTAEEARQMLIDNMITKAREEATETIHQIHEEAAQKADKFAEKIMLTAIQRISFEQATESALSVVHIQSDELKGRIIGREGRNIKAFENATGVDIIVDDTPEVVILSCFDPLRREMAKLTLQKLLVDGIIHPVAIEKAYQDAKKEIEDVIISSGEEAISSLQIPDMPAEIVGMIGKMRFHTVYGQNLLQHSREVAMLAGLMAAELKLDARQAKRAGLLHDIGLVLPETEMPHALAGMEFLKKFNMSPVVLNAIGAHHGEVEKASPIADLVDAANVVSLSRPGARGAITAEGNVKRLESLEEIAKTFPGVLKTYALQAGREIRVIVEGDNVSDSQADVLAHDIASKIESEAQYPGQIKVTILREKRSVAFAK from the coding sequence ATGGGGATTGTTATAAATCTGTTTCTCATTATTGCGGCATCCGTCATCTTTTTTGCGGTTGGATTCTACATTGGCAGGATTTTTCTCGAACGTATCGGCACCACCAAGGTGCTCGAGGCCGAGGAGCGGGCTGTTCAGGTCGTTCAGGAGGCTCAGAAAGAGGCCAACGACTACAAGGAGCTGAAGGTTAACGAGGTGAACCAGGAGTGGAAAAAGCGCAAACGCGAGTTCGATAGCGAAGTTACTATCAAGAACAACAAGTTCGCCCAGCTTCAGAAGCAGATTCGCCAGAAAGAGGTGACTCTCGGTAATCAGATGAGAGATGTCAAGGAGACCGAAAAGAAGCTTCAGGATCAGAAGGAGGAGCTGAGGCACCTGACCGAAAATGTGCAGAACCGCTCCGCCGAACTCGAAAAGATCATCTTCGAGCAGAACCAGCGGCTTGAGAGCATCTCGAACCTGACCGCCGAAGAGGCTCGCCAGATGCTCATCGACAACATGATCACGAAGGCCCGGGAGGAGGCTACCGAGACCATCCACCAGATTCACGAAGAGGCCGCGCAGAAAGCCGACAAGTTCGCCGAAAAGATCATGCTCACCGCCATCCAGCGCATCTCCTTCGAGCAGGCTACCGAGAGCGCCCTGTCGGTGGTCCACATCCAGAGCGACGAGCTGAAGGGGCGCATCATCGGGCGTGAAGGCCGCAACATCAAGGCATTCGAGAACGCCACGGGCGTGGACATCATCGTTGACGACACTCCCGAAGTGGTCATTCTCTCCTGCTTCGATCCGCTTCGCCGCGAGATGGCAAAACTCACCCTGCAAAAGCTTCTCGTTGACGGCATCATCCATCCGGTTGCTATCGAAAAGGCTTATCAGGACGCGAAGAAAGAGATCGAGGATGTCATCATCTCCTCCGGCGAAGAGGCGATCTCCTCGCTCCAGATTCCCGACATGCCAGCCGAAATCGTCGGCATGATCGGCAAGATGCGTTTCCACACGGTTTATGGCCAGAACCTCCTGCAGCACAGCCGAGAGGTGGCCATGCTGGCCGGTCTGATGGCTGCCGAGCTGAAGCTCGACGCCAGGCAGGCCAAGCGCGCCGGGCTCCTGCACGACATTGGACTGGTGCTTCCTGAAACTGAAATGCCTCATGCGCTGGCAGGCATGGAGTTCCTCAAGAAATTCAACATGTCGCCGGTGGTGCTCAACGCGATTGGCGCCCATCACGGCGAGGTCGAAAAGGCGTCACCCATCGCCGACCTGGTCGATGCGGCCAACGTCGTGTCGCTGTCGAGGCCTGGTGCACGTGGAGCGATTACGGCCGAGGGGAACGTCAAGCGCCTCGAAAGCCTCGAAGAGATCGCCAAGACTTTCCCTGGCGTCCTCAAGACCTACGCCTTGCAGGCGGGCCGTGAGATCAGGGTAATCGTCGAGGGAGATAACGTCAGCGACTCCCAGGCCGATGTGCTTGCGCACGACATCGCCAGCAAGATCGAGTCGGAGGCGCAGTACCCTGGCCAGATCAAGGTGACCATCCTGCGCGAAAAACGCTCGGTCGCGTTCGCGAAGTAA
- a CDS encoding NFACT RNA binding domain-containing protein codes for MLRNYFTLYHAAAELHEQLAGGYLFEIHSQQKNEITLAFVTPVGAHLQLIVTVRSPHFSLFTREGLNRKSRNTAGIMSQLNERQVTSVAISPADRQISFVLDDGHTLALRMFSAETNMLLVREGRIVDAFKDARKLENTPFEETTSDTPYFRSLEQLAADPVLFRRMLEKLSEDEPLDRRLLSMLPGFDRKLVRRLLAIAEGDSPGSLHNAFVAIFYDLASPTPCVIENPGKPPAFSLFAPSAEDEAVAFDTVLDALNHYSRKMYRYLHLHERAVTMRRELNAKIGKLEKELNASAGHDPEEISQRNERYGHLLTGAIGTVEPSGGTVTVPNLFEPGSPEMMIPVKTGLNLQENAAWYFTQATKNRKKAEAQKLRHAELRTELDALYRKLAGLDEADSPDRLQQALETGSPAGGRSSGKDRNKKEKTPQFRTIPISEKITLYIGRNSANNEKLTFGFAKPDDIWLHARGASGSHCILKGAAMHNASEIRRAAEIAAWHSAAKHSELVPVICTQKKYLKKRPEIPRKRDYRTRASSDGQTD; via the coding sequence ATGCTCCGCAACTACTTCACGCTTTACCACGCCGCAGCCGAGTTGCACGAACAGCTTGCGGGGGGCTACCTCTTCGAGATCCATTCGCAGCAGAAAAACGAAATCACGCTCGCCTTCGTCACGCCGGTAGGTGCTCACCTGCAACTCATCGTCACCGTGCGCTCGCCGCACTTCTCGCTCTTCACGCGGGAGGGGCTGAACCGCAAGAGCCGCAACACGGCGGGCATCATGAGCCAGCTCAATGAACGGCAGGTGACAAGCGTGGCGATCTCGCCCGCCGACCGGCAGATAAGCTTCGTTCTCGACGACGGACACACGCTCGCACTGCGGATGTTCAGCGCCGAAACCAACATGCTGCTCGTGCGCGAAGGCCGGATCGTCGATGCCTTCAAGGATGCACGGAAGCTCGAAAACACGCCGTTCGAGGAGACGACTTCCGACACGCCCTATTTCCGGTCGCTGGAGCAGCTCGCCGCCGACCCGGTACTGTTCCGCAGGATGCTCGAAAAGTTGAGCGAGGACGAGCCGCTCGACCGGCGACTGCTCTCGATGCTGCCCGGTTTCGACCGCAAGCTCGTCCGGCGACTTCTCGCGATTGCGGAGGGCGACTCCCCCGGGTCGCTGCATAACGCCTTCGTCGCTATCTTCTACGATCTCGCCTCGCCAACCCCGTGCGTCATCGAAAATCCCGGCAAGCCGCCAGCCTTCTCGCTCTTCGCTCCTTCCGCGGAGGACGAGGCCGTCGCGTTCGACACCGTACTCGACGCGCTGAACCACTACAGCCGCAAGATGTATCGCTATCTGCACTTGCACGAGCGTGCAGTGACGATGCGGCGGGAACTCAATGCAAAAATCGGCAAGCTCGAAAAGGAGCTGAACGCCAGCGCCGGGCACGATCCCGAAGAGATTTCGCAACGCAACGAACGCTACGGGCACCTGCTCACCGGAGCCATCGGCACGGTCGAGCCATCGGGCGGCACAGTGACGGTGCCGAACCTCTTCGAGCCCGGCTCGCCGGAGATGATGATTCCTGTCAAAACGGGACTCAACCTTCAGGAAAATGCCGCGTGGTACTTCACGCAGGCAACGAAAAATCGCAAAAAAGCGGAGGCGCAGAAACTCCGCCACGCCGAGCTGCGCACCGAACTCGACGCGCTCTATCGTAAGCTCGCCGGACTCGACGAAGCGGACTCCCCCGACCGCTTGCAGCAAGCGCTCGAAACCGGATCGCCCGCCGGAGGCCGGTCATCCGGCAAGGACAGGAACAAAAAGGAGAAAACACCGCAGTTCCGGACGATACCAATCAGTGAAAAGATCACGCTCTACATCGGCAGGAACTCGGCGAATAACGAAAAGCTCACCTTTGGCTTCGCCAAACCGGACGACATCTGGCTTCACGCGCGGGGCGCATCGGGATCGCACTGCATCCTCAAGGGCGCGGCCATGCACAACGCCTCGGAAATCCGTCGCGCCGCCGAAATCGCCGCCTGGCACTCGGCAGCCAAGCACTCCGAACTGGTGCCAGTCATCTGCACCCAGAAAAAATACCTGAAAAAAAGACCGGAAATCCCCCGGAAACGTGATTATAGAACGAGAGCAAGTTCTGATGGTCAAACCGATTAA
- a CDS encoding deoxycytidylate deaminase, producing MHEEGNSGCCCGASGASGQPEQRLGWHEYFMCVAHLISRRATCTRGHIGAVIVRDNNILSTGYNGAPSGLPHCNETNCKIYRSTHPDGTVEENCVNTIHAEINAIGQAAKHGVSIKDADIYITASPCIHCLKVLINVGIKTIYYDKPYKIEHIAELLRLSGIRLVQVSAENC from the coding sequence ATGCATGAAGAAGGCAATAGCGGGTGCTGCTGCGGCGCATCGGGTGCAAGCGGTCAGCCGGAGCAGCGGCTCGGGTGGCACGAATATTTCATGTGCGTCGCGCACCTCATTTCGCGCCGGGCGACCTGCACGCGGGGGCACATCGGCGCGGTGATCGTGCGCGACAACAACATTCTCTCGACCGGCTACAACGGCGCGCCCTCCGGCCTGCCGCACTGCAACGAGACCAACTGCAAGATTTACCGCAGCACACACCCTGACGGAACGGTCGAGGAGAACTGCGTCAACACGATTCACGCCGAGATCAACGCCATCGGGCAGGCCGCCAAGCACGGCGTCTCGATCAAGGACGCCGATATCTACATCACCGCCAGCCCCTGCATTCACTGCCTGAAGGTGCTCATCAACGTCGGCATCAAGACGATCTACTACGACAAGCCCTACAAGATCGAGCACATCGCCGAGCTTCTGCGACTGTCGGGCATCAGGCTGGTGCAGGTAAGCGCCGAAAACTGCTGA
- a CDS encoding LptF/LptG family permease: MKILDRYILKAHLGTFFFALVTIIFVFILSFLTQFLERLIGKGLDFSIIAEVVLLQSAWMVGLAVPMAALVSTVMAFSTLTNSSELTVMRSGGISIYRLVAPVLLAALGLSLLMERFNNVLMPEANYKANALFADITRMKPGLGLDKNAFSDVIKGYSIMVRDIDNETGELHDIVLYDRGRSDVRTVIMAAKGQIQFTQDYNHLVLTLEDGQIHELSLPRMDRYRKMVFAKNRYIFDATGYGFERTDDRSRRRGGKELSAADLLSMARGFHLKGDAAESSIDKGIEELSAEIATIRNRRALASTPTALPPAVTGRAIEAVDTLLDDLSERIEQMQENRESFNDYMIEYHKKYSLAFACLVFAVVGAPLGVMARRGGFGAGAALSLFFFVLYWVVLIGGEKIAERGLLSPAIVVWLPNVMLTAAGLFMMYRLSGSASGSGR; the protein is encoded by the coding sequence ATGAAAATTCTGGATCGATACATTCTCAAGGCGCATCTCGGCACCTTCTTTTTTGCGCTGGTAACGATCATTTTCGTGTTCATCCTCTCCTTCCTCACCCAGTTTCTCGAGCGGCTGATCGGCAAAGGTCTCGATTTCAGCATCATCGCCGAGGTCGTCCTGTTGCAGTCGGCATGGATGGTCGGGCTGGCCGTGCCGATGGCGGCGCTGGTATCGACGGTTATGGCTTTCAGCACGCTCACCAACAGCTCGGAGTTGACGGTGATGCGCTCCGGCGGCATCTCGATCTACCGGCTCGTCGCGCCGGTGCTGCTCGCAGCGCTTGGCCTTTCGCTTCTGATGGAGCGCTTCAACAACGTGTTGATGCCCGAGGCCAATTACAAGGCCAATGCCCTCTTTGCCGATATTACGCGCATGAAGCCTGGTCTCGGTCTCGACAAGAACGCTTTTTCCGATGTTATCAAAGGCTATTCCATCATGGTTCGCGATATCGACAACGAGACGGGCGAACTGCACGATATTGTGCTCTACGATCGCGGGCGCTCTGATGTGCGTACTGTGATCATGGCGGCGAAGGGACAAATCCAGTTTACGCAGGATTACAACCACCTCGTTCTGACCCTCGAAGATGGCCAGATTCACGAGCTTTCCCTGCCTCGGATGGACCGTTACCGGAAAATGGTTTTCGCCAAAAACCGTTACATTTTCGACGCGACCGGATACGGATTCGAACGCACCGATGACCGGAGCCGGCGTCGGGGCGGCAAGGAGCTTTCGGCTGCCGATCTTTTGTCGATGGCAAGAGGATTTCATCTGAAAGGCGATGCGGCGGAGAGTTCGATCGACAAGGGGATCGAGGAGTTGAGCGCAGAGATCGCGACGATACGCAACAGGCGCGCTCTCGCTTCGACGCCGACAGCGTTGCCGCCCGCCGTGACTGGCCGCGCCATCGAGGCGGTCGATACACTGCTCGACGATCTTTCGGAGCGCATCGAACAGATGCAGGAGAACCGGGAATCGTTCAACGACTACATGATCGAGTATCACAAGAAATATTCACTCGCTTTCGCCTGCCTGGTGTTCGCCGTGGTTGGCGCGCCGCTCGGCGTCATGGCGCGGCGCGGCGGATTCGGCGCTGGCGCGGCGCTCTCGCTCTTTTTTTTCGTGCTCTACTGGGTGGTTCTGATCGGCGGGGAGAAGATTGCCGAAAGAGGTCTGCTGTCACCGGCCATCGTGGTCTGGCTTCCCAACGTCATGCTGACCGCAGCTGGCCTTTTCATGATGTACCGCCTGAGTGGTTCGGCAAGCGGGTCGGGGCGATGA
- a CDS encoding cell division protein ZapA: MEKINVNVYGDNYPLRVENSELTGKAAKDVDGVMRRFAAKAPDLEAKKLAVLAAIQFAEKKNELEEELSQLRQKMAHINDFIEQNLR; the protein is encoded by the coding sequence ATGGAAAAGATCAACGTCAATGTATATGGCGACAACTACCCGTTGAGGGTAGAGAACAGCGAACTGACCGGAAAGGCGGCAAAAGATGTCGATGGCGTCATGAGGCGCTTCGCCGCTAAAGCTCCGGATCTGGAAGCGAAAAAGCTGGCTGTTTTGGCAGCGATCCAGTTTGCTGAAAAAAAGAATGAACTGGAGGAGGAGTTGTCGCAACTCAGGCAGAAAATGGCTCATATCAATGATTTTATCGAGCAGAATTTGCGTTAA